A DNA window from Providencia huaxiensis contains the following coding sequences:
- a CDS encoding hemolysin family protein, with protein sequence MLNSLLIVLLLCAISAFFSLSEISLAASRRIKLKLMADEGNINAARVLKLQEMPGMFFTVVQIGLNAVAILAGIVGESAFSPALYDIFIQFLSPSWAQQVSSILSFTIVTSLFILVADLTPKRIGMVKPEAIAIRIVNPMRFCLVILGPLVWFFNGLANLFFKLFKLPTSRNEDITSDDIFAVVEAGAVAGVLRKQEHELIENVFELESRTVPSAMTPRESIIYFDKDESEESIKHKISTQPHSKFLVCAGDIDHVIGYVDSKELLNRVLNGQSLSLKEGAHIRNMLMIPDTLSLSDTLEAFKANAVDFAVILNEYALVMGIITINDVMITLMGDLIGPGQEEQIVVRDENSWLVEGGTPIEDVMRILDIDDFPDFSNYETIAGFMMYRLRRMPKRTDYVKYAGYKFEVVDIDNYKIDQLLVTRLTTVPSPVVVQPGKNTIETADAKQQTKGTEH encoded by the coding sequence ATGCTCAACAGTTTATTAATTGTTCTATTATTATGTGCAATCAGCGCATTCTTTTCTTTGTCAGAAATTTCTCTGGCAGCTTCCCGCCGTATTAAACTTAAGCTCATGGCCGATGAAGGCAACATTAACGCGGCTCGCGTGCTTAAATTACAAGAAATGCCGGGAATGTTTTTTACCGTCGTTCAAATTGGTTTAAATGCCGTTGCTATCCTTGCAGGTATTGTGGGGGAATCGGCTTTCTCCCCGGCTCTGTACGATATCTTTATTCAGTTTTTATCCCCTAGCTGGGCTCAACAAGTTTCATCAATCCTGTCATTCACCATTGTGACAAGTTTGTTTATTTTAGTGGCTGATTTAACACCAAAACGTATCGGTATGGTAAAACCTGAAGCCATTGCTATTCGTATCGTGAATCCGATGCGCTTCTGTTTAGTGATACTGGGTCCATTAGTCTGGTTTTTTAATGGCCTTGCGAACCTGTTTTTTAAATTATTCAAATTACCTACGTCACGTAATGAAGACATTACTTCTGATGATATCTTTGCGGTGGTTGAAGCAGGGGCGGTTGCGGGTGTGTTACGTAAACAAGAACATGAATTAATTGAGAATGTCTTCGAGCTAGAATCACGTACTGTGCCATCAGCGATGACTCCGCGTGAAAGTATCATTTATTTTGACAAAGACGAGTCAGAAGAAAGCATCAAACATAAAATTTCAACTCAGCCACATTCTAAGTTCTTGGTCTGTGCAGGGGATATTGACCATGTTATCGGTTATGTTGATTCAAAAGAATTACTTAACCGTGTACTCAATGGGCAAAGTTTAAGCTTAAAAGAAGGCGCTCACATTAGAAATATGCTAATGATCCCTGACACCCTATCACTATCAGATACCTTAGAAGCCTTTAAAGCAAATGCGGTCGATTTTGCTGTTATTCTCAACGAATATGCATTGGTCATGGGTATCATTACCATCAATGATGTAATGATCACTTTAATGGGTGATTTAATTGGCCCAGGGCAAGAAGAGCAAATCGTGGTCCGTGATGAGAATTCTTGGTTAGTTGAAGGCGGAACGCCAATCGAAGATGTGATGCGCATTTTGGATATTGATGATTTCCCTGACTTTAGCAACTATGAAACCATCGCAGGGTTTATGATGTACCGGTTAAGAAGAATGCCAAAGCGCACAGATTATGTGAAATATGCGGGCTATAAATTTGAAGTCGTCGATATCGATAATTACAAAATAGACCAACTACTCGTAACTCGCCTTACTACGGTGCCATCACCAGTGGTTGTACAGCCCGGAAAAAATACTATTGAAACGGCTGACGCAAAACAACAAACAAAAGGTACTGAACATTAG
- a CDS encoding DUF1107 domain-containing protein — protein sequence MKIFNRYNPSKIALYVKTLFRGRLYIKDFGAFEFNYGKILPPKISDKRHYNVMSEVNKQVSLLQAELG from the coding sequence ATGAAAATTTTTAACCGTTATAACCCATCGAAGATTGCTCTTTACGTCAAAACGCTATTCCGTGGCAGGCTCTATATTAAGGATTTTGGGGCATTTGAGTTTAATTATGGGAAAATTCTACCACCTAAAATCAGTGATAAGCGCCATTACAATGTGATGAGTGAGGTCAATAAACAGGTTTCATTATTGCAGGCAGAACTGGGGTAG
- a CDS encoding YtfJ family protein, which translates to MIRNYLLLICLLGVSAVASAANIQLNQSVPAISVTDKGELVMNNEGKLDYQPWKSQQLVGKVRTIQHIAGRSSAKELNAPLVEAIKQAKFPHNTYQTTTIINTDDAIFGTGVFVKNSVEDSKKEFPYSQFIVDSEGTVKNAWGLKPESSAIIVLDNQGKVLFFKDGELNTQEIQKVISLLVSSLN; encoded by the coding sequence ATGATAAGAAATTATTTACTTTTAATATGCTTGCTTGGGGTATCAGCAGTAGCTTCTGCAGCAAATATTCAATTAAACCAATCTGTTCCTGCTATTTCCGTCACCGATAAAGGTGAGCTTGTGATGAATAATGAAGGGAAGTTGGATTATCAACCGTGGAAAAGCCAACAACTCGTTGGAAAGGTGCGTACTATCCAGCACATTGCAGGCCGCTCTTCAGCAAAAGAGCTCAATGCCCCCTTAGTTGAAGCTATCAAGCAAGCCAAATTCCCTCATAATACCTATCAGACAACGACAATCATTAATACCGATGATGCAATTTTTGGTACTGGTGTCTTTGTTAAAAATAGCGTTGAAGATAGCAAAAAAGAGTTTCCTTACTCACAATTTATTGTTGATAGTGAGGGGACAGTAAAGAACGCATGGGGCTTGAAACCAGAAAGCTCGGCAATCATCGTATTGGATAATCAAGGGAAAGTGTTGTTCTTCAAAGATGGTGAATTAAATACCCAAGAAATTCAAAAAGTCATTAGTTTGTTAGTGTCATCGCTAAACTAA
- the qseC gene encoding quorum sensing histidine kinase QseC, which produces MKTFSLRLKLTLMLLLLALLTWGIASSLAWYQSYKTINELFDTQQMAFAKRLSVLPSDFELSRPSLTKTKKLLRKNRGHQDDDALAFAIFTPDGKMVLNDGDNGRDIVYRFKREGFTDGMIQGSDDPWRFVWLKSQDGQYVIAVGQEWEYRQEMATDIMVAQFMPWLIALPIMLLLFLWLLTRALRPLKDVAKQLYHRKPDELTPVQVARIPSEVRPIIDSMNVLFGRINEMFARERQFTSDAAHELRSPLAALRVQAEVVQIAGNNADIRNHAVANLSEGIDRATRLVDQLLMLSRLESSTQLDDITVVSWPALIESAIKDVEPEAQEQQTTLINTRVASPPDFQGQPLLLNALLRNLLNNAIRYGKKAGRVEIILYADHLEIQDDGDGVTPEVLQRLGERFYRPPGQEKTGSGLGLSIVKRVAQLHHLQVIFTHGANGGFCAKVYWNETKT; this is translated from the coding sequence ATGAAGACATTTAGTCTTAGGCTGAAACTCACGTTAATGCTGCTCCTGTTAGCGTTGCTGACATGGGGGATCGCAAGTTCGCTAGCATGGTATCAAAGCTATAAAACGATTAATGAACTGTTTGATACCCAGCAAATGGCGTTTGCTAAACGGTTATCAGTTTTACCATCCGACTTTGAATTGAGCCGGCCTTCACTGACTAAAACCAAAAAATTATTACGAAAGAACCGTGGCCATCAGGATGACGATGCACTGGCATTTGCTATCTTTACACCCGATGGCAAAATGGTTTTAAACGACGGTGATAACGGTAGAGATATTGTCTATCGATTTAAACGAGAAGGTTTTACGGATGGGATGATCCAAGGAAGTGACGACCCTTGGCGTTTTGTATGGCTAAAATCTCAAGATGGTCAATACGTTATCGCGGTAGGGCAGGAGTGGGAATACCGGCAAGAAATGGCAACCGATATTATGGTGGCACAATTTATGCCTTGGTTGATTGCTTTGCCAATCATGTTATTACTATTTTTATGGCTACTGACACGCGCTTTACGCCCATTGAAGGACGTAGCAAAGCAGTTGTATCACCGAAAACCCGATGAACTAACTCCAGTGCAAGTGGCGCGTATTCCCAGTGAAGTCAGACCTATTATTGACTCCATGAATGTGTTGTTTGGTCGTATTAATGAAATGTTTGCCCGTGAACGACAATTTACCTCCGATGCGGCTCATGAACTACGTAGTCCACTTGCAGCATTAAGGGTGCAGGCAGAAGTGGTACAAATTGCGGGGAATAATGCCGATATCCGTAACCATGCAGTAGCGAATTTATCGGAAGGTATTGATAGGGCGACAAGGCTTGTTGACCAACTACTGATGTTGTCTCGGTTAGAATCATCCACTCAACTTGATGATATTACAGTTGTATCTTGGCCTGCATTAATTGAATCGGCGATAAAAGATGTGGAACCTGAAGCGCAAGAGCAGCAAACAACCCTAATAAACACTCGAGTTGCTAGCCCCCCTGATTTTCAAGGCCAACCATTACTACTCAATGCGTTACTGAGAAATTTACTCAATAATGCTATACGTTATGGGAAAAAAGCTGGGCGAGTGGAGATTATTTTGTATGCTGATCACCTTGAAATTCAAGATGATGGTGATGGTGTGACACCTGAGGTTTTACAGCGGCTAGGTGAGCGTTTTTATCGTCCTCCGGGGCAAGAGAAGACAGGGAGTGGCTTAGGGCTCTCCATTGTTAAGCGAGTTGCACAATTACATCATTTGCAGGTGATTTTTACTCATGGCGCTAATGGTGGTTTTTGTGCCAAGGTCTATTGGAATGAAACTAAAACGTGA
- the qseB gene encoding quorum sensing response regulator transcription factor QseB: protein MRILLIEDDRLIGDGLKVGLTQLGFTVDWFMDGKQGQLALFDAPYDAVVLDLSLPNIDGMDILKHWRKEGRDEPVLILTARDALDQRVQGLQQGADDYLCKPFALMEVMARLQALIRRRSGQLSSKLTHGDVEMDPVAMTVTQQGEPVQLKGKEFALLSLFMHNPNKVFSRPLIEEKLYNWDEEVSSNSVEVHIHHLRRKLGNKFIRTIHGVGYRLGDDK, encoded by the coding sequence ATGCGAATTCTTTTAATTGAAGATGACAGGCTAATTGGTGATGGTTTAAAAGTAGGTTTAACGCAACTAGGGTTTACGGTGGACTGGTTTATGGATGGTAAACAAGGACAGCTGGCTTTATTTGATGCACCTTATGATGCCGTTGTACTCGATCTTTCGTTACCTAATATTGATGGCATGGATATTTTAAAACATTGGCGCAAAGAAGGACGCGATGAGCCTGTCTTGATTTTGACGGCGCGTGATGCATTAGATCAACGTGTTCAAGGGCTTCAACAAGGGGCTGATGATTATCTGTGTAAACCTTTCGCTTTAATGGAAGTCATGGCGCGTTTGCAAGCGTTGATCCGCCGCCGAAGTGGGCAACTGTCTTCTAAACTCACACATGGTGATGTCGAAATGGATCCGGTTGCAATGACGGTGACACAGCAAGGTGAGCCTGTACAACTAAAGGGGAAAGAGTTTGCCTTACTCTCTTTATTTATGCATAACCCAAATAAAGTTTTTTCTCGTCCTTTAATTGAAGAAAAATTATATAACTGGGATGAAGAGGTTTCTAGTAACTCGGTTGAGGTACATATCCACCATTTACGACGCAAATTAGGTAATAAATTTATTCGAACTATTCATGGTGTAGGCTATCGATTAGGTGATGATAAATGA
- a CDS encoding YgiW/YdeI family stress tolerance OB fold protein translates to MKKLPVIALVAALASAPVFAANGGFDGPGAVTNTTTQTSQAGGFIGPNSGEMTVAKALDMSDDSWVILRGNIVKQLDHKHYEFTDGTGTINLEISEKRWNGVNVTPKDKVEIRGKIDKDWNSREVEVKQIQIIK, encoded by the coding sequence ATGAAAAAATTACCTGTAATCGCTTTAGTCGCTGCACTCGCAAGTGCACCTGTTTTCGCTGCAAATGGTGGTTTTGACGGCCCAGGCGCAGTCACAAATACAACAACTCAAACCTCTCAAGCGGGTGGTTTCATCGGCCCAAATAGTGGGGAAATGACAGTTGCGAAAGCGCTTGATATGTCAGATGACAGCTGGGTTATTTTACGTGGGAATATCGTCAAACAACTCGACCATAAACATTATGAATTCACCGATGGTACTGGCACTATTAATTTAGAAATCAGCGAAAAGCGTTGGAACGGTGTAAATGTAACACCAAAAGATAAAGTTGAAATTCGCGGTAAAATTGATAAAGACTGGAATTCAAGAGAAGTCGAAGTTAAGCAAATCCAAATTATTAAATAA
- the nudK gene encoding GDP-mannose pyrophosphatase NudK, translating to MTVKRPKIRNIQEKLLSDNWYILKKYTYELQRRDGSWQQQEREVYDRGNGAVILLYNKIKNSIILIRQFRMPVYVNGYSDFLIEAAAGLLENASPEARIIAEAEEETGFKVDKIQKVFEAFMSPGSVTEKLHFYIAEYSDNHRQNAGGGLKEEGEDIEVLEWPFPKAIDAIKTGEIVDGKTIMLIQYLALNAILKS from the coding sequence ATGACTGTAAAACGCCCTAAAATACGTAATATTCAAGAGAAACTACTTTCAGATAATTGGTATATTTTAAAAAAATATACTTATGAGTTACAGCGTCGAGATGGTAGTTGGCAACAACAAGAGCGCGAAGTCTACGATAGAGGCAATGGCGCCGTTATTTTGTTATATAACAAAATAAAGAATAGCATTATTTTAATTCGTCAATTTCGCATGCCAGTCTATGTGAATGGCTATTCTGATTTTCTGATTGAAGCCGCTGCTGGCTTACTCGAAAACGCCTCTCCCGAAGCTCGAATTATTGCTGAAGCAGAAGAAGAAACGGGTTTTAAAGTCGATAAAATTCAGAAAGTCTTTGAAGCCTTTATGAGCCCTGGCTCAGTCACCGAAAAACTCCACTTTTACATCGCTGAATACAGTGATAATCATCGTCAAAATGCAGGCGGTGGGCTGAAAGAAGAAGGGGAAGATATTGAAGTATTAGAGTGGCCTTTCCCTAAAGCCATTGATGCGATAAAAACGGGAGAAATTGTTGATGGCAAAACCATCATGTTGATCCAATACCTTGCCCTAAACGCTATTCTAAAAAGCTAA
- a CDS encoding cupin domain-containing protein, which yields MIRCVRMWTGEDGNSLFEEGTLELNNIAGGDSQTPTIAVNELTFRETVSGGSFDWHQDPVPRYVITLSGTLEFETKDGSKFIINPGDILLAQDNTGTGHKWRLIGDEPWRRAYVVYQEGTDLCFTPTQK from the coding sequence ATGATACGCTGCGTTCGTATGTGGACAGGAGAAGATGGAAATTCTCTATTTGAAGAAGGCACTCTTGAGCTTAATAATATAGCAGGAGGCGATAGCCAAACCCCTACCATTGCAGTCAATGAGCTTACCTTTCGTGAAACAGTTTCTGGCGGCTCTTTTGATTGGCATCAAGACCCCGTCCCTCGTTATGTCATTACTCTTTCAGGCACTTTAGAATTCGAAACCAAAGATGGTTCGAAATTTATCATCAACCCAGGTGATATTTTACTTGCGCAAGATAATACGGGAACTGGCCATAAATGGCGGCTTATTGGTGATGAGCCTTGGCGTCGTGCTTATGTTGTCTACCAAGAAGGCACCGACCTTTGCTTCACTCCAACACAAAAATAG
- the mqo gene encoding malate dehydrogenase (quinone) translates to MNKPIAENVDIALIGAGIMSATLGTFLKELEPSLTIAVFERLNDCAQESSHPWNNAGTGHAANCEMNYTPPNPDGTVDISKALEVNTEFDLSRQLWSYLVTKGKIKDPRDFIHPCPHMSFVWGEDNVKFLKQRYQQMSAHHCYHNMEYSDDPKQINEWAPLIMEGRDPKEAIAVTRVNTGADVDYGALTHLLIAQLSEQSGFSIHYKHEVIDVKKTTDGRWNIEVKNLVTHEKTITSAKFVFVGAGGRAIELLQKSGIPEGKGYGGFPVSGIWLRCDNEEIASRHHAKVYGKADKGSPPMSVPHLDTRIIGGKRSLLFGPYAGFSSKFLKHGSYLDLFESVKLNNLEPMLAVAKDNWSLAEYLVGQVLQTSAHQFAMLQQFYPEAQHEDWKEVVAGQRVQIIKPDHDKKGVLEFGTELITSADKSFTVLMGASPGASTAAFIALNVLKTCFDEQLKADGWETRLKDIIPTYGIDLKTDAKACLDIRTATAKVLKLDN, encoded by the coding sequence ATGAATAAACCGATTGCTGAGAATGTCGATATTGCCCTCATTGGCGCAGGGATCATGAGTGCAACACTTGGTACATTTCTCAAAGAACTTGAGCCGTCACTGACGATCGCCGTTTTTGAAAGGCTAAACGACTGTGCTCAAGAAAGTTCCCACCCGTGGAATAATGCGGGAACAGGGCATGCTGCTAACTGTGAAATGAACTACACGCCACCAAATCCAGATGGTACGGTGGATATCAGTAAAGCGCTTGAAGTTAATACCGAATTCGATCTCTCTCGTCAGCTCTGGTCTTACCTAGTCACTAAAGGAAAAATTAAAGATCCACGTGACTTTATTCACCCATGCCCACACATGAGCTTTGTTTGGGGTGAAGACAATGTAAAATTCTTAAAACAGCGCTACCAGCAGATGTCTGCTCACCACTGTTACCACAACATGGAATACAGTGATGATCCAAAACAGATCAACGAATGGGCACCACTGATCATGGAAGGCCGTGACCCGAAAGAAGCGATTGCGGTTACCCGTGTTAATACTGGTGCTGATGTCGATTACGGCGCACTAACGCATTTATTAATCGCGCAATTAAGCGAACAGTCCGGCTTTTCAATCCATTATAAGCATGAAGTCATTGATGTTAAAAAAACCACCGATGGCAGATGGAATATTGAAGTTAAAAACCTTGTGACCCATGAAAAAACGATCACTTCCGCGAAGTTTGTGTTCGTGGGTGCAGGCGGTCGAGCGATCGAGTTACTACAAAAATCGGGGATCCCTGAAGGAAAAGGGTATGGTGGGTTCCCTGTCAGTGGGATCTGGCTGCGTTGCGATAACGAAGAAATTGCCTCTCGCCACCATGCAAAAGTTTACGGTAAAGCCGACAAAGGCTCTCCACCAATGTCTGTTCCACACTTAGACACGCGCATTATTGGGGGTAAACGCTCTCTCTTATTCGGGCCTTATGCCGGTTTTTCGAGTAAATTCCTTAAACACGGCTCTTATTTAGACCTGTTTGAATCGGTGAAATTGAATAACCTTGAGCCAATGCTTGCGGTGGCGAAAGATAACTGGTCACTCGCAGAATACTTAGTAGGCCAAGTGCTGCAAACTTCTGCTCACCAATTCGCCATGTTGCAACAATTCTACCCAGAAGCACAGCATGAAGATTGGAAAGAGGTGGTTGCAGGGCAACGAGTACAAATTATTAAACCTGACCATGATAAAAAAGGGGTTTTAGAGTTTGGTACAGAACTGATTACCAGTGCAGATAAATCATTTACGGTATTGATGGGAGCATCTCCGGGGGCATCGACAGCGGCATTTATTGCACTAAATGTATTAAAAACCTGTTTTGATGAGCAACTCAAGGCCGATGGCTGGGAAACACGCTTAAAAGATATCATTCCAACCTATGGAATTGATTTAAAAACAGATGCAAAAGCCTGTTTAGATATTCGTACTGCGACAGCTAAAGTTCTAAAACTAGATAATTAG
- the cysQ gene encoding 3'(2'),5'-bisphosphate nucleotidase CysQ produces the protein MLQQICELAQEAGYAVMETYNAQEPLQVEHKSDNSPVTEADIAAHNVITAGLARIAPDIPQLSEEDPPEWPIRQNWQRYWLIDPLDGTKEFINRNGDFTVNIALIENGVPTMGVVYAPAKGLLYYAEGNQAWKEEGGHKQLIHVNDAKPPVIVISRSHQDNELMDYLKQMGEHTTVEIGSSLKFCLVAEGKAQLYPRFGPTNIWDTAAGHAIAIAAGAKVVDWNGKTLDYTPRESFLNPGFRVILF, from the coding sequence ATGCTACAGCAAATTTGCGAACTAGCTCAAGAAGCGGGTTATGCAGTTATGGAAACATATAATGCGCAAGAACCTTTACAGGTTGAACACAAAAGTGATAATTCGCCTGTTACCGAGGCCGATATTGCCGCCCACAATGTGATCACAGCGGGTCTTGCTCGTATTGCCCCTGATATCCCCCAATTGTCCGAAGAAGACCCGCCAGAATGGCCAATTAGGCAGAATTGGCAACGTTATTGGTTGATTGACCCATTGGATGGAACGAAAGAATTTATTAATCGTAATGGGGATTTTACGGTTAATATTGCCCTTATCGAGAATGGTGTACCAACAATGGGGGTGGTATATGCCCCGGCCAAAGGGTTGTTGTATTACGCTGAAGGCAATCAGGCATGGAAGGAAGAAGGTGGTCATAAGCAACTTATTCATGTAAATGATGCTAAACCACCGGTTATTGTTATTAGCCGTTCCCATCAAGATAATGAATTAATGGATTATTTAAAACAAATGGGAGAACACACGACAGTAGAAATTGGTTCTTCACTCAAGTTTTGTTTAGTCGCAGAAGGAAAAGCGCAGCTTTATCCACGTTTTGGGCCTACAAATATTTGGGACACTGCGGCTGGGCATGCGATTGCGATTGCTGCAGGGGCAAAAGTTGTTGATTGGAATGGAAAAACGCTTGATTACACGCCTAGGGAGTCTTTTTTGAACCCTGGCTTTCGGGTGATTTTATTCTAA
- a CDS encoding peptidylprolyl isomerase codes for MANQNFDSVEAQASYGIGLQVGQQLLESGLEGLVPNAILAGLVDALEGNMPSVPVETLHKALREIHERADAVRVERQAALAEEGQKFLDENQKRDGVSTTESGLQFSVVNQGDGAIPSRSDRVRVHYTGRLIDGSVFDSSVQRGQPAEFPVSGVIPGWIEALTLMPVGSKWELYIPHQLAYGERGAGASIPPFSTLVFEVELLEIL; via the coding sequence ATGGCAAACCAAAATTTCGATTCGGTAGAAGCTCAAGCGAGTTATGGCATAGGTCTACAAGTTGGGCAGCAATTATTAGAGTCAGGGCTAGAAGGTTTAGTGCCAAATGCAATTTTAGCCGGCCTCGTTGACGCTTTAGAAGGCAATATGCCATCAGTGCCTGTTGAAACATTGCATAAAGCACTGCGTGAAATTCATGAGCGTGCAGATGCCGTTCGTGTTGAGCGTCAGGCAGCATTAGCGGAAGAAGGCCAAAAATTCCTAGATGAAAACCAAAAGCGTGATGGTGTTTCAACGACTGAGTCTGGTTTACAATTTTCAGTCGTTAACCAAGGTGATGGCGCTATCCCATCTCGTTCAGACCGCGTACGCGTTCACTATACAGGCCGTTTAATTGATGGCTCTGTGTTTGATAGCTCAGTACAACGTGGGCAGCCAGCAGAGTTTCCTGTAAGCGGTGTTATCCCGGGTTGGATTGAAGCATTGACCCTGATGCCTGTTGGCTCTAAATGGGAATTGTATATTCCTCATCAATTAGCTTATGGTGAGCGTGGTGCTGGCGCATCAATCCCACCATTCAGCACATTAGTATTTGAAGTTGAATTACTTGAAATTTTATAA
- a CDS encoding LysM-like peptidoglycan-binding domain-containing protein — translation MLKLSKFHRYGIALLALIVVVAFFWPASDKSPSDIVQNQPIVIPPPPAPEVMPEPTITPPIPEPVPAPEGNSPLLPTEPEIIPEPIEPEPNEPPSTVTSPENTPEPKTPRPSANEWQSYQVQKGKTLAQLFRDNNLQANDAFIMARVEGAEKPLSNLRQGQKIRLKANKKGEIQLLETTASDGKTYSFVRLSDGSYYRTP, via the coding sequence ATGCTTAAACTTTCAAAATTTCATCGCTATGGCATTGCACTGCTCGCCCTAATTGTTGTGGTCGCTTTCTTTTGGCCTGCTAGCGATAAGTCCCCTAGCGATATTGTCCAAAACCAGCCTATTGTCATTCCTCCACCCCCAGCTCCTGAGGTCATGCCTGAACCTACGATTACACCACCAATACCTGAGCCAGTACCGGCACCTGAAGGTAATTCCCCACTTTTACCTACTGAGCCTGAAATTATCCCAGAGCCTATTGAGCCTGAGCCCAATGAGCCGCCTTCAACGGTGACTTCACCAGAGAACACGCCAGAGCCCAAAACTCCCCGCCCTTCAGCTAATGAATGGCAAAGCTACCAAGTACAAAAAGGGAAAACGCTTGCACAACTGTTCCGCGATAATAACTTACAAGCCAATGACGCTTTTATTATGGCTCGCGTTGAAGGTGCCGAAAAACCACTGAGTAATTTGCGCCAAGGGCAAAAAATTCGTCTAAAAGCGAATAAAAAAGGTGAAATTCAATTATTAGAAACAACTGCATCTGATGGGAAAACATATAGTTTCGTGCGATTAAGTGATGGCAGTTACTATCGGACTCCGTAG
- a CDS encoding CDP-diacylglycerol diphosphatase, protein MLIKKWINAFLGTVLLLLTAIIGYVLWIKLNSNALWNIVNEQCIPLQQSALSCLKIDSDQQYVLFKDKKGPLHNLVIPTDKITGIESARLLERNTPDYFAIAWQERESVSSQAKISISDDLLAVAVNSQYGRSQDQLHIHIACLKPEVSQQLNQVSSEITTDWAKLSTELVGHHYLAQKLQKAPAKFDNAFNQLNEYVVKHHDEMGNYGLAMVQLKDGSKVLLANRFSIWDLNLGSAGELLDYQCLANQ, encoded by the coding sequence ATGCTAATAAAAAAATGGATTAACGCTTTTTTAGGTACTGTTTTACTATTACTTACCGCTATTATTGGTTATGTTTTATGGATTAAACTCAATTCAAATGCACTTTGGAACATTGTAAATGAGCAGTGTATTCCATTGCAGCAATCTGCCCTATCTTGTCTAAAAATCGATAGTGATCAACAGTATGTGCTGTTCAAAGATAAAAAAGGGCCATTGCATAACTTAGTCATTCCTACCGATAAAATCACAGGTATTGAATCCGCACGGTTACTTGAGCGAAATACACCAGACTATTTTGCTATCGCCTGGCAAGAAAGAGAAAGTGTGTCGTCACAAGCGAAAATCTCAATTTCTGATGATTTGCTCGCTGTTGCAGTGAATTCCCAATATGGCCGCTCCCAAGACCAACTGCATATTCATATCGCATGTTTGAAACCTGAAGTTAGTCAACAACTTAATCAAGTTTCATCGGAGATCACAACCGACTGGGCTAAGTTATCAACTGAACTTGTCGGCCATCACTATTTAGCCCAAAAACTCCAAAAAGCCCCTGCCAAATTCGATAATGCATTTAATCAACTCAATGAATACGTTGTAAAACATCATGATGAAATGGGCAATTATGGCCTAGCGATGGTGCAGCTGAAAGACGGTTCAAAGGTGTTGCTCGCAAACCGTTTTAGTATATGGGATTTGAATTTAGGTTCAGCGGGGGAATTACTCGACTACCAATGCTTGGCAAATCAATAA
- the rplI gene encoding 50S ribosomal protein L9 → MQVILLDKVANLGSLGDQVNVKSGYARNFLVPQGKAVPATKKNIEFFEARRAELEAKLADVLAAAQARAAAVTALGSVTLASKAGDEGKLFGSIGTRDIADAITAAGVQVAKSEVRLPNGVLRTTGDHEVHFQLHSDVFAELNVIIVAE, encoded by the coding sequence ATGCAAGTTATTCTGCTTGATAAAGTAGCTAACCTAGGTAGCCTGGGTGATCAGGTTAACGTTAAATCGGGCTATGCTCGTAACTTCTTAGTTCCACAGGGCAAAGCTGTTCCTGCGACTAAGAAAAACATCGAATTCTTCGAAGCACGCCGCGCTGAACTGGAAGCTAAATTAGCTGACGTTCTGGCAGCAGCACAGGCTCGTGCAGCAGCTGTTACTGCTCTGGGTTCTGTAACTTTAGCTTCTAAAGCTGGTGACGAAGGTAAACTGTTCGGTTCAATCGGTACTCGTGACATCGCTGACGCAATCACTGCGGCTGGCGTTCAAGTTGCGAAAAGCGAAGTTCGCCTGCCAAACGGCGTTCTGCGTACTACTGGTGACCACGAAGTTCACTTCCAGTTACACAGCGATGTTTTCGCAGAGCTGAACGTTATCATCGTTGCTGAGTAA